The proteins below come from a single Nostoc sp. MS1 genomic window:
- a CDS encoding site-specific integrase, translating into MLNEPIFGELVKVELEACLDAPIARYFDAQLDKDPDVLAQLLADKRNPNTRRAYEKDLRDFFIKMTGLPPTGDSVLEFLHLQREQAVMVVLKYKAKLIASGVREATINRRLAALKSLAKMGRKLGCAITP; encoded by the coding sequence ATGCTTAATGAGCCAATTTTTGGAGAGTTAGTAAAAGTTGAGTTGGAGGCGTGTTTAGATGCGCCGATCGCGCGATATTTTGACGCACAGCTTGATAAAGACCCGGATGTGTTGGCGCAGTTGTTGGCAGATAAGCGTAACCCCAATACTCGGCGTGCTTACGAGAAAGATTTGCGGGATTTCTTTATCAAGATGACGGGGTTGCCGCCGACTGGGGATAGTGTGCTGGAGTTTCTGCACTTGCAGCGAGAGCAAGCGGTGATGGTGGTGCTGAAGTACAAGGCGAAACTGATAGCGTCGGGGGTGAGAGAAGCAACCATTAATCGGCGGTTGGCGGCGCTTAAGTCTTTGGCGAAGATGGGACGGAAGCTGGGGTGTGCAATTACTCCCTAG
- a CDS encoding tyrosine-type recombinase/integrase: MQLLPRRCGRGEGQGLSRYAGVDSKTIALVLGQFDRETLIGKRNRAIFLVLWGLALRRQEICHLNVGDFDFYGRKLRVLGKGKGTNEEYLDMSKDVANAIAHWLIARGI, encoded by the coding sequence GTGCAATTACTCCCTAGAAGATGTGGAAGGGGAGAAGGTCAAGGCTTATCGAGATACGCGGGGGTTGATAGCAAGACGATAGCACTGGTGCTTGGGCAATTTGACCGGGAGACTTTGATTGGTAAACGCAACAGAGCAATTTTTTTGGTGCTGTGGGGTTTGGCTTTGCGTCGCCAGGAAATATGTCACTTAAATGTGGGTGACTTTGATTTTTATGGGCGCAAGTTGAGGGTTTTGGGGAAGGGTAAGGGAACGAATGAAGAATATTTGGATATGTCAAAAGATGTGGCGAATGCCATAGCTCATTGGTTAATTGCGCGAGGGATTTGA
- a CDS encoding tyrosine-type recombinase/integrase: MSAAFKKAGVKKPMSPHRVRHSAITAALDATDGNIRKVQKLSRHADPRTLMIYDDNRNKDLWEMSELLTGMLKDEGK, from the coding sequence GTGTCGGCAGCTTTTAAGAAAGCGGGTGTAAAGAAACCGATGTCACCGCACAGAGTCAGGCATTCAGCGATTACGGCGGCTCTGGATGCGACGGATGGGAATATTAGAAAGGTGCAGAAGTTGAGCCGTCATGCTGACCCGCGCACGCTGATGATTTATGACGATAATCGGAATAAAGATTTGTGGGAAATGTCGGAGTTGTTGACTGGTATGTTGAAGGATGAGGGCAAATAA
- a CDS encoding Hpt domain-containing protein, translating into MIRVPVALKDAVRELSRLHREGRTALLLQGIQELVNKIDSTADIDSNNSIQQLEQRIAQLESRRSSDSTDELKEELTAISDRVEQLETAYNQLIIYLNSKSKPRQSSSRYYQPQGEVKIDTYTPQNLAKRLGVDVKTLERIRVNAKSRRSLLAGAGDVTPVVLVGGITQKVDFTIR; encoded by the coding sequence ATGATCCGCGTCCCTGTTGCCTTAAAAGATGCTGTACGGGAACTGTCCCGCTTGCACAGGGAAGGACGTACAGCCCTCTTGCTGCAAGGAATCCAAGAATTGGTTAACAAAATAGATAGCACTGCTGATATCGATAGCAATAATTCAATACAGCAATTAGAGCAACGGATAGCCCAACTAGAATCACGGCGCTCTTCAGATTCTACCGATGAGTTGAAAGAGGAACTGACTGCTATCAGCGATCGCGTGGAGCAACTAGAGACAGCGTACAACCAACTGATTATCTACCTCAATAGCAAGAGTAAACCCAGGCAATCATCCTCACGTTACTATCAACCACAAGGCGAAGTCAAAATAGATACTTATACACCCCAAAACCTAGCCAAGCGTTTGGGGGTAGATGTAAAGACTCTAGAGCGTATCCGAGTGAATGCCAAAAGCCGGAGGAGTTTATTAGCTGGAGCAGGGGACGTGACCCCAGTGGTTTTGGTTGGAGGTATAACCCAGAAAGTGGACTTTACCATCCGGTGA